Proteins co-encoded in one Mycobacterium mantenii genomic window:
- a CDS encoding alpha/beta hydrolase, whose protein sequence is MSLLGNHISLMHGWVPITAQIATPITLGLAAGWRSRRWRLLWLPAAAVVGIMAALGAHSYIADGASKAAPGALYVWIALVGMAAAVLILGWRGARWWRRGLSILAVPLCLLCSLLVLNQWVGYFQTVQSAWNQFTSVPLPNQTDKATVTTLAAKGSKPPHGSLVPVVIPDEASHFQHREELVYLPPAWFASYPPPQLPTVMMIGGMVNTPADWVRAGGAVDTVDAFAAGHGGNAPVLVFVDPGGAFDNDTECVNGSRGNAADHLTKDVVPYMVSNFGVSPDRSRWGVVGWSMGGTCAVDLTVMHPDMFSSFVDIEGDLTPNTGTKEQTIANLFDGDADAWAKFDPTTVINRHGRYTGVSGWFAISSGGSPRRDITAVDTAAMAVAGRAAAADPGNQAAAASSLCGLGRANGIECAVIAQTGKHDWPTAGMAFSTALPWLAGQLHTPGVNRIALPSNVSQQDL, encoded by the coding sequence ATGTCGCTACTGGGCAACCACATATCTCTGATGCACGGTTGGGTGCCGATCACGGCCCAGATCGCCACGCCGATCACGCTGGGGCTGGCCGCCGGCTGGCGCTCGCGTCGTTGGCGCCTGCTGTGGCTGCCTGCCGCCGCGGTCGTGGGAATCATGGCGGCCCTCGGGGCGCACTCCTACATCGCCGACGGTGCCAGCAAAGCGGCCCCGGGCGCGCTGTACGTGTGGATCGCGCTGGTCGGCATGGCCGCGGCGGTGCTGATCCTGGGCTGGCGCGGTGCGCGGTGGTGGCGGCGTGGGCTGTCCATCCTGGCCGTGCCGCTGTGCCTGCTCTGCTCGTTGCTCGTGCTCAACCAGTGGGTCGGCTACTTCCAGACCGTGCAGAGCGCATGGAATCAATTCACTTCCGTTCCGCTGCCCAACCAGACCGACAAGGCGACCGTCACCACGCTGGCGGCGAAGGGTTCCAAGCCGCCGCACGGCAGCCTGGTGCCGGTGGTGATTCCCGACGAGGCCTCGCATTTCCAGCATCGCGAAGAACTGGTCTACCTGCCGCCGGCATGGTTTGCCAGCTACCCGCCGCCGCAGCTGCCGACGGTGATGATGATCGGCGGCATGGTCAACACGCCCGCCGATTGGGTGCGCGCCGGCGGGGCGGTGGACACCGTCGACGCCTTCGCGGCCGGGCACGGCGGCAACGCGCCGGTGCTGGTGTTCGTGGACCCGGGCGGGGCGTTCGACAACGACACCGAATGCGTCAACGGAAGCCGGGGCAACGCCGCCGACCACCTGACCAAAGACGTTGTCCCATATATGGTCTCGAACTTCGGGGTCAGCCCCGACCGGTCCCGCTGGGGCGTCGTCGGCTGGTCCATGGGCGGGACCTGCGCGGTGGACCTGACCGTCATGCACCCCGACATGTTCAGCTCGTTCGTCGACATCGAGGGCGACCTGACCCCGAACACCGGAACCAAGGAACAAACCATTGCCAACCTCTTCGACGGCGATGCCGACGCGTGGGCGAAGTTCGACCCGACCACGGTGATCAACCGCCACGGCCGCTACACCGGCGTATCCGGGTGGTTCGCCATCTCGTCGGGTGGTTCACCGCGTCGCGACATCACGGCCGTCGACACCGCCGCGATGGCTGTCGCCGGCCGGGCCGCCGCCGCTGACCCGGGTAACCAGGCCGCGGCTGCCTCGTCGCTGTGCGGGCTGGGCCGGGCGAACGGCATCGAGTGCGCGGTCATCGCCCAGACCGGAAAGCACGACTGGCCGACGGCCGGCATGGCCTTTTCCACCGCACTGCCTTGGCTGGCCGGCCAGCTGCACACCCCGGGCGTAAACCGGATTGCGTTGCCCAGCAACGTCTCTCAGCAGGACCT